GGCCGGCACTGATCCAGCGGCGGGCCGTCGACGCCCGCTCCAGTGGCTACTCCGTCCACTCGTCGGACCTGTTCTCGCCGTTTCTCCGGTCGACAGCAGAGGGCAGCCAGATCGACGACGCTCGATCTCGGTCAGACGATCGCTCCGGACTGGAGGACGGCCACCAGCAGCGTGACCGTCGCGACGCTGCCAAGCGTCGTCACGAGCACGGACGTGCTGACGAACTGACCGGCCGACAAGCCGTCGCTCTCGCCGCTGAACGCGCCGACGAGGATGACGGGAGTCACCGCCGTCGGCGCGGCAGTGAGCAGGACGAACGTCCGCGCGACGACGGGATCGCGAAAGCCGACCGCGAGTGCGATCCCGACGCCGACGAGGGGCGCGACGGCGAGTTTCGCCACGCTGGCGAGGCCGACCCGCCGCACGGTCTCGTCGACGCTGACGTTCGACAGGCGGATCCCGAGGATGAGCAGCATGACCGGGATCGAGGCGTTGCCCAGCATCTCGATGGTCTGCATCGCGGCGCTGGACTCGGGCGGCACGACCCCGAGCCACCGGGCCGCCAGCGTCCCGACGACGGCGTAGACCAGCGGGATCGAGAAGACGCGTTTCATGCTGCTCAGCGGGTTCCCGTCGTCGCCACGAGCGGCGATGTAGACGCCGACGGTGTACAGCAGGACGCCCTGCAGCGCCGTGACGAGAATCGCGGTGCTGCGACCGGTCGGGCCGAACGCGAACTCCGAGAGCGGGATGCCGAAGTTGCCGACGTTGGGGAAGGCGACGACGAGAACGAACGCGCCAAGCAGCGGCTCGGTCTGTCCCTGGAGTCGGCCGACGGACTCGGCGACGGCGATCATCGCCGCCGAGAAGGCGGTGACGGCGACGACGACGCGCAGGAGCGTCGCGGCGGGGAAGGGAGTGGTCGCGAAGCTGTAGACGACGAGTGCCGGCGCGAGCACGTAGACGGTGACCGTGTTGAGCGCGCCCGGATCCACGTCCCGAAACCGACCCAGCAGGTAGCCAGCACCGGCGACGGCGACGACCGGCAGGATCGCCGTCGCGAAAATCGAGAGCAGCGACACGGTCGGGAGTCTGTCCAGCAGGGACACAACGCTGTCGGTCTCGTCGTCGGTGCGCTCTCCTCTTGCGGTGTCAGCGGGCCCGTCGACCACCAAGCCTTACTGCCGGCGGCGAGTCTGAGCGGGCATGGACACGCGACAGGCGCTGCTCGTCGACGCCTTCACCGACGAGCCGATGGCGGGCAATCCGGCGGGCGTCGTGCCGGACGCGGAGGGACTGGACGACGAGCAGTTCGGCAAGATCGCTTCGGAGTTGGGTGCCAGCGAGACGGCTTTCGTGCTCCCGGACGACGAGGCGGATCGGCGGCTGCGTTACTTCACGCCCGAGTGTGAAGTCGACCTCTGTGGGCACGCGACCGTCGCCGCCCACGCGCTCCTCTACGAGCACGACCGGCTCGACGCCGGGACCCACACGCTGGCGACGGCCGCGGGCACGTTCGAGATCGAGATCGACGACGACGGCACCGTCTGGATGGAACAGGCGACCGCCGAGGTGCGGCCCGTCGACGTGGCCGACGAGGACGTGGCCGACGCTCTGGGAATCGACGTGGCGACGCTGCGGGACGTGGGTGCGGACTTCCCGCTCTCGGTCGCTTCGAGCGGCCTCCCCTTCCTCGTCGTGCCGGTGAACTACTTCGAACACCTGCGGGACGCCCAGCCGGACATGGCGGCGATCGAGTCGCTGTGTGAATCCGTCGGTGCCGAGGGGCTGTACGCCTTCACCTTCGACACGCTGGACGGCGACGCGACGATCCACGCGCGGGCGTTCGTCCCGCTGGCCGGCGTTTCGGAGGACCCCGTCACGGGCACCGCCGCCGGGGCGGCGTGTGCCTATCTGCGCCGGCACAACGCGCTGGACGGCGAGCGCGAGGAGATCGTCGTCGAACAGGGCCACTTCCTCGACCGCCCCGGCCGCGTCCGCGTCGTGACCGACGGCCACGACGTGCGTGTCGGCGGGCAGGCGGTGACGACACTCGACGGAGAGCTGACCGTCCCCGACAGCGAGGACGACGACATCATCGAAGCCTAGAGCGCGGTCGACCGAGCAGCGGCCTCGTACGGACGGTTCTTGCGATGCACCGGTGAGCACTCCGTCCCAACGCTCACCGATGCGCAACGACGCCGTTCCGTCGCAGTGATCTCTCAATCCTTCTTTCGGATCCGAGTGACTCCCGCTGAAACGTGCCGGAACCGGCAATACCATAATGGTCGTTCATGATGGTACGAACGCGCACATGGCACTACGCTGGCTCGACGACATCACGGCCGACGACGTAGACAGCGTCGGCGGCAAGGCGGCATCTCTCGGTGAACTCGCGGGCGCTGGCCTCCCGGTTCCGCCCGCGTTCGTCGTTACGGCCGACACGTATCGCTCGTTCGTACAGGACACCGGTATCGAGGCGGCGCTGTCCGAGACCGTCGACGTGGACACCGAAGACTCCCAGGCACTGGCGGCCGCGGCCGAGCACGCACAGGAGCTGATTCTGGAAACCGCCGTCCCCGACTCGGTCCGGGACGAGCTGCTGGCGGCGTTCGACGACCTCGACCACGACGTGGTCGCGGTCCGCTCCTCGGCGACGGCGGAGGACCTCCCGGACGCGTCCTTCGCCGGCCAGCAGGAGACGTTTCTCAACGTCGGCCGGGCCGATCTGCTCGACCGAGTTCGGGAGTGCTGGGCGTCGCTGTTCACCCAGCGAGCGATCTACTACCGCCAGGAACAGGGCTTCTCTCACGACGCGGTCGACATCGCGGTCGTCGTCCAGGCGATGGTCGACGCCGACGAGAGCGGCGTGCTGTTCACGAGCCACCCCTCGACGGGAGCCGAGCGAGCCATCGTCGAGGCCGCGTGGGGACTGGGCGAGGCGGTCGTCTCCGGTGCGGTCTCGCCGGACAACTACGTCGTCGACCGCGAGAGCGGCCGGGTCGAGGAAGTGACCGTCGCCGAGAAGAAGGTGATGCACGTCCGGGACGGCGACGACACCGTCGAGCGAGCGGTCCCGGACGACAAGCGCGAGCAGCGCGTCCTGGGGACCGAGACGCTCGATCAGCTCGTCGAGATGGGCGAGCGGGTCGAAGACCACTACGGGACGCCCCAGGACGTCGAGTGGGCGATCGCCGACGACACGCTGTATCTCCTCCAGTCTCGGCCGATCACGACGATCGACGAGGACGGTGCCGCCGACGGGATCGACGCCGGGGTCGCCGACGGCGGCGCGATGACGGGCCAGCAGGACGGCGTCCTCGTCTCCGGGCTGGGAGCGAGCCCGGGCCAGGTCGCCGGCTCGGTCCGGCTGGTCTCCAAGCTCGACCAGCTGGACAAGGTCGAACCGGGCGACATCATCGTCACGGAGATGACGACGCCGGACATGGTGCCGGCGATGGAGCGGGCCGCCGGGATCGTCACGGACCAGGGCGGGATGACCAGCCACGCGGCGATCGTCTCGCGCGAGCTTGGCGTTCCCGCAGTGGTCGGCACCGACGCCGGGACCGACCGACTACAGGACGGTCAGGACGTGACGATCGACGGCGACAAGGGGATCGTCGAGCCCGGCGCGACCGCTGCCGCCGACGAGCCCGAGCCGTCGTCTGCCGCCGACGGCACCGACGCCGGTCCCGCTCCCAAGCCGATGACGGGCACCGAGATCAAGGTCAACGTCTCGATCCCCGCGGCCGCAGAGCGGGCGGCCGCGACCGGTGCCGACGGCGTCGGCCTGTTGCGGATCGAGCACATGATCCTCTCGACGAGCAAGACGCCCGAACGCTACGTCGAGGACCACGGCGAACGGGCCTACGTCGACGAGATCGTCGACGGCGTCCGAACCGTCGCCGAGGCGTTCTACCCCCGACCGGTCCGGGTCCGCACGCTGGACGCGCCGACCGACGAGTTCCGGCAGCTCGACGGCGGCGAGAACGAGCCCGCCGAGCACAACCCGATGCTTGGCTATCGAGGAATCCGCCGGAGCCTCGACCGGCCGGAGACGTTCCGGCTGGAGCTGGACGCGATCGCTCGCCTGTACGATCTGGGCTACGACAACGTCGAGATCATGCTCCCGCTGGTCAACGACGCCGAAGACGTGTTGCAGGCCCGCCAGCTGCTCGAATCGGCCGGCATCGACCCCGACAAGCGAACGTGGGGCGTGATGGTCGAGACGCCGGCCAGCGCGCTGGGCATCGAGCAACTGTGCGAGACGGGGATCGACTTCGCCTCGTTCGGGACGAACGACCTCACACAGTACACGCTCGCGGTCGACCGGAACAACGAGGCCGTCGCGGGACGCTTCGACGAGCTTCACCCGGCGGTGCTCGAACTGATCGGCCAGACGATCGAGACCTGCCGCGAGCACGACGTGGCGACGAGCATCTGCGGGCAGGCCGGCTCCAAGCCCGAGATGGTCCGCTACCTCGTCAACGAGGGCGTCACCTCGATCAGCGCCAACGTCGACGCCGTCCGCGACGTGCAACAGGAGGTCAAGCGCGTCGAGCAGCGACTCCTGCTTGAGTCGGTCCGCGAGTCGTAGCGACCCGAGTCGGCTTCCGGACCGCGTTTCGGGGATACTGTTTTCAGCCGGCGCGGTGGAGTGGCCGTATGGACGAACTCTCGCCGCCCGAGGCCAAGAGCGTCAGTGCGGGAGTCGAGTACGTCCCGTTCGGCATTCCGGGACTAGACGGTGCCGTCAGAGGCATCCCGACTGGTAGCGCAGTGCTGCTCGCGGGCGCGCCCGACGCCGGCAGCCACGCCTTCCTGTACACGAGCCTCGCCTCCCTCATGCTCGCGAAACACGAGCCGGCGCTGTACCCGCGACGGCTGGGCGACGCGCGCGAGGCGATCCCCG
Above is a genomic segment from Halomicrobium sp. LC1Hm containing:
- the ppsA gene encoding phosphoenolpyruvate synthase, with amino-acid sequence MALRWLDDITADDVDSVGGKAASLGELAGAGLPVPPAFVVTADTYRSFVQDTGIEAALSETVDVDTEDSQALAAAAEHAQELILETAVPDSVRDELLAAFDDLDHDVVAVRSSATAEDLPDASFAGQQETFLNVGRADLLDRVRECWASLFTQRAIYYRQEQGFSHDAVDIAVVVQAMVDADESGVLFTSHPSTGAERAIVEAAWGLGEAVVSGAVSPDNYVVDRESGRVEEVTVAEKKVMHVRDGDDTVERAVPDDKREQRVLGTETLDQLVEMGERVEDHYGTPQDVEWAIADDTLYLLQSRPITTIDEDGAADGIDAGVADGGAMTGQQDGVLVSGLGASPGQVAGSVRLVSKLDQLDKVEPGDIIVTEMTTPDMVPAMERAAGIVTDQGGMTSHAAIVSRELGVPAVVGTDAGTDRLQDGQDVTIDGDKGIVEPGATAAADEPEPSSAADGTDAGPAPKPMTGTEIKVNVSIPAAAERAAATGADGVGLLRIEHMILSTSKTPERYVEDHGERAYVDEIVDGVRTVAEAFYPRPVRVRTLDAPTDEFRQLDGGENEPAEHNPMLGYRGIRRSLDRPETFRLELDAIARLYDLGYDNVEIMLPLVNDAEDVLQARQLLESAGIDPDKRTWGVMVETPASALGIEQLCETGIDFASFGTNDLTQYTLAVDRNNEAVAGRFDELHPAVLELIGQTIETCREHDVATSICGQAGSKPEMVRYLVNEGVTSISANVDAVRDVQQEVKRVEQRLLLESVRES
- a CDS encoding AEC family transporter; translated protein: MSLLSIFATAILPVVAVAGAGYLLGRFRDVDPGALNTVTVYVLAPALVVYSFATTPFPAATLLRVVVAVTAFSAAMIAVAESVGRLQGQTEPLLGAFVLVVAFPNVGNFGIPLSEFAFGPTGRSTAILVTALQGVLLYTVGVYIAARGDDGNPLSSMKRVFSIPLVYAVVGTLAARWLGVVPPESSAAMQTIEMLGNASIPVMLLILGIRLSNVSVDETVRRVGLASVAKLAVAPLVGVGIALAVGFRDPVVARTFVLLTAAPTAVTPVILVGAFSGESDGLSAGQFVSTSVLVTTLGSVATVTLLVAVLQSGAIV
- a CDS encoding PhzF family phenazine biosynthesis protein; its protein translation is MDTRQALLVDAFTDEPMAGNPAGVVPDAEGLDDEQFGKIASELGASETAFVLPDDEADRRLRYFTPECEVDLCGHATVAAHALLYEHDRLDAGTHTLATAAGTFEIEIDDDGTVWMEQATAEVRPVDVADEDVADALGIDVATLRDVGADFPLSVASSGLPFLVVPVNYFEHLRDAQPDMAAIESLCESVGAEGLYAFTFDTLDGDATIHARAFVPLAGVSEDPVTGTAAGAACAYLRRHNALDGEREEIVVEQGHFLDRPGRVRVVTDGHDVRVGGQAVTTLDGELTVPDSEDDDIIEA